A window of Phragmites australis chromosome 2, lpPhrAust1.1, whole genome shotgun sequence genomic DNA:
AGTTGTCTTTGTCTGCAGTAGCACGACCAACATTTTTAAGCGTCTGGTCTAATTCTGCATCAGGCGCAGTTTGCTGTATAGGAAATGATGCCGGCAGCATAGAGAAAAACTTGTCCCGTCTTGCAGAAGAAAATGTATTGAAATGTAGATTGATATATTTCATGATTCAAGTGTGATAATATTGATGCATAATTTTTCCTCCAATGTATACTTGTGCAGTATGGACGGATTTTGGATATTGACTTAAAGATTCCTCCAAGACCTCCTGGTTACGCTTTTGTTGAGGTGAGAGATTTTGTTACGGCCAGGTCTTCTGtaagaatattttatttttaccaggcttatgtttaattttaaaaCAGAGCTTTAttatagtttttagtttttcatatatttagtttagaTTGTGTGTTTTGACTATTAAAAAACAAAGTAAATTGACTGCTAGAATTTGGTTTTGATATAGCTAAACATGTGGTGTTAACGAAAATGTGATGTTTTTGTAGTTTGAGGATCCCCGTGATGCCGACGATGCAATTTATGGGCGTGATGGGTATACCTTTGATGGCTACAGATTGCGGGTATGTATATAAAgatgtatttttcttttattgggTGATTGTCTCAGAAGAGAGGACTGGTTTGGCTTGTCTTGCGCTTATGAGCTGAAAAGTTTTTTCTACTCAGGTTGAATTAGCCCACGGTGGAAGAGGTCAGTCTTACTCTTATGATCGTCCAAGCAGCTATAGCAGTGTGGGCCGTGGAGGTGTTTCTAGGCGCTCTGATTACCGTGGTTTGTACCTTCATCTTTTGACTAAGTTGACTGATAGATCCTTATAGAGATTCTCATGATTTCATTTTGTGAACCATTCAGTTATGGTCACTGGTTTACCTTCATCGACGTCATGGCAAGATCTGAAGGTACTGCCTTTGTATCTAACTTCTACTTGTAGCTTTTGCTGGAAAGAACTTCATTTTACTGCTCCATTCAGGACCATATGCGAAGCGCTGGTGATGTCTGTTTCTCTGATGTATACCGTGAGGCTGGAGGTTAGTGATTGATACTCCCAAATTAATTTTCTGCTATTTCATGGTAGCATGTGGTCGAAAACACTTTGTTGATCACTAATTGTTTATATCATGCTGCCTAAATTATAGCTCCACTGTCCCTTCAAAATAAGAATCCTTCACACTTTATTTTGAATTGCCACATATTGATGACATTTAttctttgttcttctttgtgatGCAGAAACTATTGGAATTGTGGATTATACAAACTATGAAGACATGAAATATGCAGTAGGTTTCTCGTGTCTTTTACTCATTGCTTTCGATATGATCGGATTTTTTCAACTATTTTGTCTTATCTATTGTTGTTTCATAGGGTTTGTTTGGCTGTTGAAGAGAACACTTTGAttaagtgtgtgtgtgtgtgtgtgtgtgtgtgtgtgtgtttcatGTTTCATTTGGCATGCTTTACTCTTATGGTTTACTTTGCACCTTGCAGGTTAGGAAGCTTGATGACTCGCAGTTCAGAAACGCATTTTCAAAGGCGTATATCAGAGTATGAGTTTTCGTGTTTTTCCTCATTTAGTTTTGAAAGTTGTTAAGATGCCTTGCGTGTCCATTTGTTTGCGAACTATTGTTATTATTATTCTATTATAGGTGAGGGAGTATGATGCTAGATCACGAAGCAGAAGCCGTAGCCACTCGTACTCGAGAAGCCCCAGTTACAGCAGAAGCAGGAGTCCAAAGTATGTTTAAATTTCCTCGTGTTTAAATTTCCTCGTGTTTGACATCTAAGTCTTATGGCAGCGCCAATTCTGATTTGTTGTTCCTTACTTAGATCTGTTTCTCGGTCACCCTCACCTGTGGATGAAAGGTATATGAGTTTATATTGATGGGAAACATACACTTGATATG
This region includes:
- the LOC133900525 gene encoding serine/arginine-rich-splicing factor SR34 isoform X1 — translated: MSRRNSRTIYVGNLPGDIREREVEDLFYKYGRILDIDLKIPPRPPGYAFVEFEDPRDADDAIYGRDGYTFDGYRLRVELAHGGRGQSYSYDRPSSYSSVGRGGVSRRSDYRVMVTGLPSSTSWQDLKDHMRSAGDVCFSDVYREAGETIGIVDYTNYEDMKYAVRKLDDSQFRNAFSKAYIRVREYDARSRSRSRSHSYSRSPSYSRSRSPKSVSRSPSPVDERSLSRSRSPVSSSSPGRSTSRSPSRSRSLSRSRSPVRSD
- the LOC133900525 gene encoding serine/arginine-rich-splicing factor SR34 isoform X2, which codes for MSRRNSRTIYVGNLPGDIREREVEDLFYKYGRILDIDLKIPPRPPGYAFVEFEDPRDADDAIYGRDGYTFDGYRLRVELAHGGRGQSYSYDRPSSYSSVGRGGVSRRSDYRVMVTGLPSSTSWQDLKDHMRSAGDVCFSDVYREAGETIGIVDYTNYEDMKYAVRKLDDSQFRNAFSKAYIRVREYDARSRSRSRSHSYSRSPSYSRSRSPKSLSRSRSPVSSSSPGRSTSRSPSRSRSLSRSRSPVRSD